Proteins encoded within one genomic window of bacterium:
- a CDS encoding trypsin-like peptidase domain-containing protein: protein GTGSGFVFTPDGFVLTNSHVVHGAESIKCTLPDGTAMAAELVGDDPDTDLAVVRVHGPALVAAPLGESKALRPGQLVIAIGNPLGFQATVTAGVVSALGRTMRAESGRLIDGIIQTDAALNPGNSGGPLVSSRGEVIGVNTAVIQGAQGICFAIPIDTARFVIPRLIRDGRVRRSWLGVVGQTIPLSRRRAALEHLAAAGGVLVTGVERGSPAERGGLRAGDIIIGLAEEVVSGIDDLQRVLTEDRIGERVEAVVLRDGRRVTAHVMPVESRARVD, encoded by the coding sequence GGGAACGGGGTCGGGGTTCGTGTTCACGCCGGACGGGTTCGTGTTGACGAACAGCCACGTGGTGCACGGTGCGGAGTCGATCAAGTGCACGTTGCCGGACGGTACGGCGATGGCGGCGGAGCTCGTGGGGGACGATCCGGATACCGATCTGGCAGTGGTGCGGGTGCACGGGCCGGCGCTGGTGGCGGCGCCGTTAGGCGAGTCCAAGGCGCTCAGGCCGGGGCAGCTGGTGATCGCGATCGGGAATCCGCTCGGGTTTCAGGCGACCGTGACGGCGGGCGTGGTGTCTGCGTTAGGCAGGACCATGCGGGCGGAGTCGGGTCGGCTCATAGACGGGATTATTCAGACCGATGCTGCTTTGAATCCCGGCAATTCCGGCGGACCGTTGGTGAGCTCGCGGGGCGAGGTGATCGGCGTGAACACGGCCGTTATTCAGGGGGCGCAGGGGATTTGTTTTGCGATACCAATTGATACGGCGCGGTTCGTAATTCCGCGGTTGATTCGGGACGGGCGAGTGAGGCGGAGTTGGTTGGGCGTGGTGGGGCAGACGATACCGTTGTCGCGGCGGCGGGCGGCGCTCGAGCATCTCGCGGCGGCGGGCGGGGTGTTGGTGACGGGTGTGGAGCGTGGGAGTCCGGCGGAGCGGGGCGGGTTGCGGGCGGGGGACATCATCATCGGGCTCGCAGAGGAGGTGGTGAGCGGGATCGACGACCTGCAGCGAGTGCTAACGGAAGACAGGATTGGGGAGCGGGTGGAGGCGGTGGTGTTGCGGGATGGGCGGCGTGTCACGGCACACGTGATGCCGGTCGAGAGTCGCGCCCGGGTTGACTAA